A region from the Streptomyces tsukubensis genome encodes:
- a CDS encoding nitrilase family protein translates to MNPQPPRPDTGRSTEVTVAVCQIAPRVGDTEGNRARIRTAVETAAERGAQVVVLPELAATGYVFTGAEELRSVAEPPDGDTIRDWEALAARHGLVVVGGFAERGENGRVYNAAALVDPAGLRAVYRKAHLWNGEKVWGFTPGDGSPPVVDTPYGRIGFMVCYDLEFPEWVRLAALDGAELLCGPVNWPLYPRPEGERPTEIVRVQAGASVNRMFIAVADRTGTERGQDWLGGSVIVDADGYPLTAPSLGEEAIHTATFDLADARNKAISENNDVHADRRPALYTRPRPGEERS, encoded by the coding sequence ATGAACCCGCAGCCACCCCGCCCGGACACCGGACGGAGCACCGAGGTCACCGTCGCCGTCTGCCAGATCGCCCCACGGGTCGGCGACACCGAAGGCAACCGGGCGCGGATCCGCACGGCGGTCGAGACGGCGGCCGAGCGCGGCGCACAGGTCGTGGTCCTGCCCGAGCTGGCCGCCACCGGCTATGTCTTCACCGGTGCCGAAGAGCTGCGGAGCGTCGCGGAGCCGCCGGACGGCGACACCATCAGGGACTGGGAGGCGCTCGCCGCCCGCCACGGCCTGGTCGTCGTCGGCGGCTTCGCGGAGCGCGGCGAGAACGGCCGGGTGTACAACGCGGCGGCCCTCGTCGACCCGGCCGGGCTGCGCGCCGTCTACCGCAAGGCCCATCTCTGGAACGGCGAGAAGGTCTGGGGCTTCACCCCCGGGGACGGAAGCCCGCCGGTCGTCGACACCCCGTACGGCCGTATCGGGTTCATGGTCTGCTACGACCTGGAGTTCCCCGAGTGGGTACGGCTCGCCGCCCTGGACGGAGCCGAACTGCTCTGCGGTCCCGTCAACTGGCCGCTGTACCCCCGTCCGGAGGGTGAGCGCCCGACCGAGATCGTCCGCGTCCAGGCCGGCGCCTCCGTCAACCGCATGTTCATCGCGGTCGCCGACCGGACCGGCACCGAACGGGGGCAGGACTGGCTCGGCGGCAGTGTGATCGTCGACGCCGACGGCTATCCGCTGACCGCGCCGAGCCTCGGCGAAGAGGCGATCCACACCGCGACCTTCGATCTCGCCGACGCCAGGAACAAGGCCATCAGCGAGAACAACGACGTCCACGCGGACCGGCGCCCCGCGCTGTACACCCGCCCGCGCCCCGGAGAGGAGCGGTCATGA
- a CDS encoding MFS transporter has product MTTVPAPPIRIGKTAVGALSMLAVATGALESVVTPTLPLLQRELDMSPAEGALLSIVLLVTGALVTPIAGRLGDRYGGKRILIRLMTVVCAGGLVSALAPNLQVLLLGQVLQGAMVGALPLSFILVRKHLPAAESKVAIGVVSGLFVGGGMAGTLSAGPVAEGLSRHWMFALPTIAVIGATLLVNRLMPDDPPGRPDDAGVDWPGLLLLSAALVTLMLALALAPDIIGSQPLMLLALVVVLAALVTGWTAVERRAASPMVDLGLLARPAVWKSCVLTFVICAGTAVAVHLVPQLFAVSADDYGFGAGATEIGFFLLPGAVVASLAGPLSGIGARRFGARAVVCTGGAVMTAALFALAAAHSEVWHLVVGKAMIALANGLCVTALVTGTATAVDPGDTGIATGLVLVTRVIGFAVGVQISGAILTAGTPSGSDVPAESAFVTGFVVAGAVTALSLLVARTLSKGVEE; this is encoded by the coding sequence ATGACCACCGTTCCGGCACCCCCGATCCGTATCGGGAAGACCGCCGTCGGGGCTCTGAGCATGCTGGCCGTCGCCACCGGAGCCCTGGAGTCAGTGGTGACGCCGACACTCCCCCTCCTGCAGCGCGAGCTGGACATGAGCCCCGCCGAAGGGGCGTTACTCAGCATCGTGCTCCTCGTCACCGGAGCACTCGTCACCCCGATCGCAGGCAGGCTGGGCGACCGCTACGGCGGAAAACGGATCCTCATCCGGCTGATGACGGTGGTCTGTGCAGGTGGTCTGGTGTCGGCCCTGGCACCGAACCTTCAGGTGCTGCTGCTGGGTCAGGTACTGCAGGGGGCGATGGTGGGCGCGCTGCCCCTGTCGTTCATCCTGGTGCGCAAGCACCTCCCCGCAGCGGAGTCGAAGGTGGCCATCGGGGTGGTCAGCGGGTTGTTCGTGGGCGGCGGGATGGCGGGGACGCTGTCGGCCGGGCCCGTGGCGGAAGGGCTGTCCCGGCACTGGATGTTCGCGCTGCCCACGATCGCGGTGATCGGGGCCACCCTGCTGGTGAACAGGCTCATGCCGGACGATCCGCCGGGTCGGCCGGACGACGCCGGGGTCGACTGGCCCGGCCTGCTTCTTCTGAGCGCGGCGCTGGTGACGCTCATGCTCGCCCTCGCGCTGGCACCGGACATCATCGGCTCGCAGCCACTCATGCTCCTCGCCCTCGTCGTGGTTCTGGCCGCGCTCGTGACCGGCTGGACGGCCGTTGAGCGCCGCGCGGCCTCGCCGATGGTCGATCTGGGCCTGCTGGCACGGCCCGCGGTGTGGAAGTCGTGTGTGCTGACGTTCGTGATATGCGCCGGTACCGCGGTGGCGGTCCATCTCGTCCCGCAGCTGTTCGCGGTATCCGCCGACGACTACGGATTCGGAGCCGGTGCCACCGAGATCGGCTTCTTCCTGCTGCCGGGCGCCGTGGTCGCCTCGCTGGCCGGGCCGTTGAGCGGGATCGGCGCGCGGCGTTTCGGCGCGCGTGCCGTGGTCTGTACGGGGGGCGCCGTCATGACCGCCGCCTTGTTCGCTCTGGCGGCCGCGCACAGCGAGGTCTGGCACCTCGTCGTCGGCAAGGCGATGATCGCGCTCGCCAACGGCCTGTGCGTGACGGCTCTGGTGACCGGCACCGCAACGGCCGTCGATCCGGGTGACACCGGCATTGCCACCGGCCTGGTCCTGGTGACCCGCGTGATCGGCTTCGCCGTCGGGGTCCAGATCAGTGGTGCGATCCTCACCGCCGGTACCCCTTCCGGGTCGGATGTCCCGGCCGAATCGGCCTTCGTCACCGGCTTCGTCGTGGCCGGAGCCGTCACCGCACTGTCCCTGCTGGTCGCCCGTACCCTGAGCAAAGGAGTCGAAGAATGA
- a CDS encoding TetR/AcrR family transcriptional regulator: protein MPTTKTLREGSTPKRAAILAAARELFLSDGFDRSSVDAVAGRAGVSKRTVYDYFGDKQTLLQAVVDSIGRSLIATIGRTLDETLTDVTEFTELEDALVAFSMTIATDMLGSGEYATLQRLVRTESGHLPHRGYNSMADTPDEAIAERFAAFAAAGLLEVPDPRLAADQFIALTFGVALDRLGSANATEDARVRPLVVEGVRTFLRAYRTGQR from the coding sequence ATGCCGACCACGAAGACCCTGCGCGAGGGATCCACGCCGAAGCGGGCCGCGATCCTCGCGGCGGCCCGGGAACTGTTCCTCTCCGACGGCTTCGACCGATCCAGCGTCGATGCGGTCGCCGGCCGCGCCGGAGTGTCCAAACGGACGGTGTACGACTACTTCGGCGACAAGCAGACCCTGCTGCAAGCGGTCGTCGACTCCATCGGCCGGTCGCTGATCGCCACGATCGGACGCACCCTCGACGAAACGCTCACCGACGTCACCGAGTTCACCGAGCTGGAGGACGCCCTGGTGGCGTTCTCGATGACGATCGCGACCGACATGCTCGGCTCGGGGGAGTACGCGACGCTGCAGCGACTGGTCCGGACGGAGTCGGGTCATCTGCCGCACCGGGGCTACAACTCGATGGCAGACACCCCCGACGAGGCGATCGCCGAGCGGTTCGCCGCCTTCGCCGCGGCCGGACTGCTCGAAGTCCCCGACCCCCGTCTCGCGGCCGACCAGTTCATCGCGCTGACGTTCGGCGTCGCGCTGGACAGGCTTGGTTCCGCGAACGCCACGGAGGACGCCCGGGTCCGGCCGCTCGTCGTCGAAGGAGTGCGGACCTTCCTCAGGGCGTATCGAACGGGGCAGCGCTGA
- a CDS encoding purine-cytosine permease family protein produces MTSSDTATQRESAIEQHSIDYVPSSERHGKVWHQGPFWFTGNFVLPTMVAGFVGASMGLSVWYSVLAIVLGVGAGTFFMAFHANQGPRMGLPQMIQSRAQFGSRGSTVPFAATVFVYVGFLVFDTVLAKQGLGLLLPGGELFWYPVLIALSIVIAVVGHDLLHFVQRWLTYLLVVVFAVLTVVAIVHFGSNPTPADVPAATAGWDLTAFLVQFSLAAGYNISYSVYVSDYTRYLPAKVPARKLITAVYAGAAFSAVWLMSLGAILASYLPDPDPITALREVGDLLFPGFGLIVVMTSVLALISIMGVNAYGAMLTGASALDGFRKVRPTVRLRVVGLIAVGLLSLVVALLIPDDYIGSFNNFVLMMLYFLVPWTAVNLVDFYFVRRGKYAIAEILKPDGIYGRWAWRGVTAYVIGFASMIPFFSTSFYVGPVADALGGADFSFAVGLLVSGVLYLLFSRNLDHEAEAAARAASEAELEGAAAREESVR; encoded by the coding sequence ATGACCTCCTCGGACACCGCGACTCAGCGCGAATCTGCGATCGAACAGCATTCGATCGACTATGTGCCCTCCTCGGAACGGCACGGCAAGGTGTGGCACCAGGGACCGTTCTGGTTCACCGGCAACTTCGTCCTGCCGACGATGGTCGCCGGGTTCGTCGGCGCCTCCATGGGACTGAGCGTCTGGTACAGCGTGCTGGCCATCGTGCTCGGCGTCGGAGCCGGCACCTTCTTCATGGCCTTCCACGCCAACCAGGGCCCCCGGATGGGCCTGCCCCAGATGATCCAGTCCCGGGCACAGTTCGGCAGCCGCGGCTCCACGGTGCCCTTCGCCGCGACCGTCTTCGTCTACGTGGGCTTCCTGGTCTTCGACACGGTCCTCGCCAAGCAGGGCCTGGGACTGCTGCTGCCGGGCGGAGAACTGTTCTGGTACCCGGTCCTGATCGCGCTCTCCATTGTCATCGCGGTCGTCGGCCACGACCTGCTCCACTTCGTCCAGCGCTGGCTGACCTACCTCCTGGTCGTCGTCTTCGCCGTGCTCACCGTGGTCGCCATCGTCCACTTCGGCTCCAACCCCACCCCCGCCGATGTGCCCGCGGCCACCGCCGGCTGGGACCTGACGGCTTTCCTCGTCCAGTTCTCCCTGGCCGCCGGATACAACATCAGCTACTCGGTCTACGTCTCCGACTACACTCGCTACCTCCCGGCGAAGGTGCCCGCGCGGAAACTGATCACCGCGGTGTACGCGGGTGCCGCGTTCTCCGCCGTCTGGCTGATGTCCCTGGGCGCGATCCTCGCGAGCTATCTGCCGGACCCCGATCCGATCACCGCCCTGCGCGAGGTCGGCGACCTGCTCTTCCCCGGCTTCGGTCTGATCGTCGTCATGACCTCGGTGCTCGCCCTGATCTCCATCATGGGGGTCAACGCGTACGGTGCGATGCTCACCGGCGCCAGCGCCCTCGACGGCTTCCGCAAGGTGCGCCCCACCGTACGGCTGCGCGTCGTCGGCCTGATCGCGGTCGGCCTGCTGTCCCTGGTGGTGGCCCTGCTCATCCCGGACGACTACATCGGCAGCTTCAACAACTTCGTGCTGATGATGCTCTACTTCCTCGTCCCGTGGACCGCGGTCAACCTGGTCGACTTCTACTTCGTCCGCCGCGGGAAGTACGCCATTGCCGAGATCCTCAAGCCGGACGGTATCTACGGCCGCTGGGCCTGGCGGGGCGTCACCGCCTACGTCATCGGGTTCGCCTCGATGATCCCCTTCTTCTCGACGAGCTTCTACGTCGGCCCCGTCGCGGACGCCCTCGGCGGCGCGGACTTCTCGTTCGCCGTCGGACTCCTCGTCTCCGGCGTGCTCTACCTGCTGTTCTCCCGGAACCTGGACCATGAGGCGGAAGCCGCCGCCCGCGCGGCGAGCGAAGCCGAACTGGAGGGCGCGGCCGCAAGGGAGGAATCCGTACGATGA
- a CDS encoding FAD-dependent monooxygenase, which translates to MTRTGLSKGARSTPRRTVLISGAGVAGTALAFWLNRYGYAVTVVEKAGALRGGGYPVDVRGTALEVVRRTGILPRLRDAHIDLRRLAFLEGDGSEVASVDPYAVTGGVAGRDLEVRRGDLTGALHAAVRDDVEFLFNESVDTLDQSGDGVDITFRGGGSRTFGMVFGADGLHSRTRKLLFGPEEQFHRYLGYCFAGFTMRNTFGLSREAVMWNAPGLAAALYAVGDDDEVHALLNFAHPEPPVDAFRNPGAERSLVAAVFADAGWQVPGMLAAMDEADDLFFDGVGQIRVPRWSSGRVALVGDAAYAPSFLTGQGSSLALVGAYMLAASLAGRDHAAGFAAYEHDTRGFVTVNQELVGAGSATLFPTTARALEERNDMLRHLVARPPAEGRPAHSALTLPAFEPLV; encoded by the coding sequence ATGACCCGCACCGGTCTGTCGAAGGGTGCCCGTAGTACACCGAGGCGTACGGTCCTGATATCCGGGGCCGGCGTCGCGGGGACCGCACTCGCGTTCTGGCTGAACCGCTACGGATACGCGGTCACGGTGGTGGAGAAGGCGGGCGCACTCCGTGGCGGTGGCTACCCCGTCGACGTACGCGGCACCGCACTCGAAGTCGTCCGGAGGACGGGGATCCTGCCGCGGCTGCGCGACGCCCATATCGACCTGCGCCGGCTGGCATTTCTCGAAGGGGACGGCAGCGAGGTGGCCTCGGTCGACCCGTACGCCGTCACGGGAGGGGTCGCGGGGCGGGACCTGGAGGTGCGGCGTGGAGATCTGACGGGCGCTCTCCACGCGGCGGTCCGCGACGACGTGGAGTTCCTGTTCAACGAATCCGTCGACACCCTCGACCAGTCGGGTGACGGAGTCGATATCACCTTCCGCGGGGGCGGGAGCCGTACCTTCGGCATGGTGTTCGGTGCCGACGGTCTGCACTCGCGGACGCGCAAGCTCCTGTTCGGCCCCGAGGAGCAGTTCCACCGGTATCTCGGCTACTGCTTCGCCGGATTCACCATGCGCAACACCTTCGGGCTCTCCCGCGAGGCCGTGATGTGGAACGCCCCGGGTCTGGCGGCGGCGCTGTACGCGGTGGGGGACGACGACGAGGTGCACGCCCTCCTGAACTTCGCCCATCCGGAACCGCCGGTCGACGCCTTCCGGAATCCCGGGGCCGAGCGGAGCCTGGTCGCCGCGGTCTTCGCCGACGCGGGCTGGCAGGTCCCTGGCATGCTCGCAGCCATGGACGAGGCGGACGACCTGTTCTTCGACGGGGTCGGCCAGATCCGTGTGCCCCGCTGGTCCAGCGGCAGGGTCGCGCTGGTGGGCGACGCCGCGTACGCGCCCTCGTTCCTCACGGGACAAGGGTCGAGCCTCGCGCTCGTCGGCGCGTACATGCTCGCCGCTTCCCTGGCCGGCCGGGACCACGCCGCGGGCTTCGCTGCCTACGAGCACGACACGCGTGGGTTCGTGACCGTGAACCAGGAGCTGGTCGGCGCGGGCAGTGCCACACTCTTCCCCACCACCGCCCGGGCCCTGGAGGAACGCAACGACATGCTGCGCCATCTCGTTGCCCGGCCCCCGGCGGAGGGGCGTCCGGCGCATTCGGCCCTCACCCTGCCCGCGTTCGAACCCCTGGTGTGA
- a CDS encoding carbon-nitrogen hydrolase family protein yields the protein MTTTVAIVQQPPALLDLDESLRRAVAHITEAARSGADLVVFPETWLTCYPAWVFGLAGWRDAEARRWHARLLEQSPVLDPGGDDALAPVRAAAREHGVTVVLGLNERAAPASGSLYNSLLTIGPDGGTLNVHRKLTPTHTERIVWAAGDGAGLRVVETPAGRVGSLVCWEHFHPLARHALHAQHEEIHVAAWPDMPESHAIAARSYALEGRCFVVSAGLLLSTDDVPDDLLAAYRAGVGPDAPEDGLLFTGGSGVVGPDGTWIVEPRYGEAGIITATLDRGRRYEEALDLDVAGHYGRPDVFTLSVDRTRRDSGVHFTD from the coding sequence ATGACCACCACCGTGGCCATCGTCCAGCAGCCGCCCGCCCTGCTGGACCTGGACGAGTCCCTGCGCCGCGCCGTCGCGCACATCACCGAGGCCGCGCGGTCGGGCGCCGACCTCGTCGTCTTTCCCGAAACCTGGCTGACCTGCTACCCGGCCTGGGTGTTCGGACTCGCGGGCTGGCGGGACGCAGAGGCCAGGCGCTGGCACGCCCGGCTGCTGGAGCAGAGCCCCGTACTGGACCCGGGCGGCGACGACGCCCTCGCCCCGGTCCGGGCCGCGGCCCGGGAGCACGGGGTGACCGTCGTACTCGGCCTCAACGAGCGGGCCGCACCCGCCTCCGGATCGCTCTACAACTCGCTGCTGACCATCGGCCCGGACGGCGGCACCCTCAATGTGCACCGCAAGCTGACGCCCACCCACACCGAACGGATCGTCTGGGCCGCCGGGGACGGTGCGGGGCTGCGCGTCGTCGAGACCCCGGCCGGCCGGGTGGGTTCGCTGGTCTGCTGGGAGCATTTCCACCCCCTCGCCCGGCATGCGCTGCACGCACAGCACGAGGAGATCCACGTCGCCGCCTGGCCCGATATGCCGGAGAGCCATGCGATCGCCGCGAGGTCGTACGCCCTGGAGGGACGCTGCTTCGTGGTCTCGGCGGGCCTGCTGCTCTCCACCGACGACGTCCCCGACGACCTGCTGGCCGCCTACCGGGCCGGAGTGGGCCCCGACGCCCCCGAGGACGGCCTCCTCTTCACCGGCGGCTCCGGTGTCGTGGGCCCCGACGGCACGTGGATCGTGGAGCCCCGGTACGGGGAGGCCGGCATCATCACGGCCACGCTGGACCGCGGCCGGCGCTACGAGGAAGCGCTGGACCTGGACGTCGCGGGCCACTACGGGCGCCCGGACGTCTTCACCCTGTCCGTGGACCGGACACGGCGCGACAGCGGGGTCCACTTCACGGACTGA